A single window of Oncorhynchus keta strain PuntledgeMale-10-30-2019 chromosome 34, Oket_V2, whole genome shotgun sequence DNA harbors:
- the LOC127915062 gene encoding uncharacterized protein LOC127915062 isoform X4: MEDDEMEEAPLDLGPPEIIMNLTEVTTEDLVEQDLAVETNGERNREEQRHTRRHRRYQPPDPLNSFQQRLLQAVERDAAQPDAHRKEDEETLFAMSLVPTLKRLPQQRKVAVKVKMYQLLFSTSQRWSPFSRPAHRKDRKRRGVAGADQLTGRTGRGEELPGPTSSQEGQEEERSCRGRPAHRKDRKRRGVAGADQLTGRTGRGEELPGPTSSQEGQEEELSGCCFDLPHCTFLFTHVSSV, translated from the exons ATGGAAGATGATGAAATGGAGGAAGCACCCCTGGATCTAGGACCACCTGAGATTATTATGAACCTCACGGAAGTGACTACTGAGGACCTCGTTGAACAGGATTTGGCCGTGGAGACAAacggggagagaaacagagaggaacaaCGTCACACCAGGCGTCATCGGAGGTACCAGCCCCCAGATCCACTCAACTCATTTCAGCAGAGGCTCCTCCAAGCCGTTGAGAGGGATGCAGCCCAACCTGATGCTCACAGGAAGGAGGATGAAGAGACCCTCTTTGCCATGAGCCTGGTGCCAACACTGAAGAGGCTGCCTCAGCAAAGAAAAGTGGCAGTCAAGGTTAAAATGTATCAGCTGCTTTTCTCCACATCACAG AGATGGAGTCCATTtagccgaccagctcacaggaaggacaggaagaggagaggagttgccggggccgaccagctcacaggaaggacaggaagag gagaggagttgccggggccgaccagctcacaggaaggacaggaagaggagaggagttgccggggccgaccagctcacaggaaggacaggaagaggagaggagttgccggggccgaccagctcacaggaaggacaggaagaggagaggagttgccggggccgaccagctcacaggaaggacaggaagaggagttgTCTGGTTGTTGTTTTGACCTCCCTCATTGTACCTTTCTTTTCACACACGTCAGTTCCGTTTGA
- the LOC127915062 gene encoding uncharacterized protein LOC127915062 isoform X1, translated as MEDDEMEEAPLDLGPPEIIMNLTEVTTEDLVEQDLAVETNGERNREEQRHTRRHRRYQPPDPLNSFQQRLLQAVERDAAQPDAHRKEDEETLFAMSLVPTLKRLPQQRKVAVKVKMYQLLFSTSQRWSPFSRPAHRKDRKRRGVAGADQLTGRTGRGEELPGPTSPQEGQEEERSCRGRPSHRKDRKMRGVAGADQLTGRTGRGEELPGPTSSQEGQEEERSCRGRPAHRKDRKRRGVAGADQLTGRTGRGEELPGPTSSQEGQEEELSGCCFDLPHCTFLFTHVSSV; from the exons ATGGAAGATGATGAAATGGAGGAAGCACCCCTGGATCTAGGACCACCTGAGATTATTATGAACCTCACGGAAGTGACTACTGAGGACCTCGTTGAACAGGATTTGGCCGTGGAGACAAacggggagagaaacagagaggaacaaCGTCACACCAGGCGTCATCGGAGGTACCAGCCCCCAGATCCACTCAACTCATTTCAGCAGAGGCTCCTCCAAGCCGTTGAGAGGGATGCAGCCCAACCTGATGCTCACAGGAAGGAGGATGAAGAGACCCTCTTTGCCATGAGCCTGGTGCCAACACTGAAGAGGCTGCCTCAGCAAAGAAAAGTGGCAGTCAAGGTTAAAATGTATCAGCTGCTTTTCTCCACATCACAG AGATGGAGTCCATTtagccgaccagctcacaggaaggacaggaagaggagaggagttgccggggccgaccagctcacaggaaggacaggaagag gagaggagttgccggggccgaccagcccacaggaaggacaggaagaggagaggagttgccggggccgaccatctcacaggaaggacaggaagatgagaggagttgccggggccgaccagctcacaggaaggacaggaagaggagaggagttgccggggccgaccagctcacaggaaggacaggaagaggagaggagttgccggggccgaccagctcacaggaaggacaggaagaggagaggagttgccggggccgaccagctcacaggaaggacaggaagaggagaggagttgccggggccgaccagctcacaggaaggacaggaagaggagttgTCTGGTTGTTGTTTTGACCTCCCTCATTGTACCTTTCTTTTCACACACGTCAGTTCCGTTTGA
- the LOC127915062 gene encoding uncharacterized protein LOC127915062 isoform X2, giving the protein MEDDEMEEAPLDLGPPEIIMNLTEVTTEDLVEQDLAVETNGERNREEQRHTRRHRRYQPPDPLNSFQQRLLQAVERDAAQPDAHRKEDEETLFAMSLVPTLKRLPQQRKVAVKRWSPFSRPAHRKDRKRRGVAGADQLTGRTGRGEELPGPTSPQEGQEEERSCRGRPSHRKDRKMRGVAGADQLTGRTGRGEELPGPTSSQEGQEEERSCRGRPAHRKDRKRRGVAGADQLTGRTGRGEELPGPTSSQEGQEEELSGCCFDLPHCTFLFTHVSSV; this is encoded by the exons ATGGAAGATGATGAAATGGAGGAAGCACCCCTGGATCTAGGACCACCTGAGATTATTATGAACCTCACGGAAGTGACTACTGAGGACCTCGTTGAACAGGATTTGGCCGTGGAGACAAacggggagagaaacagagaggaacaaCGTCACACCAGGCGTCATCGGAGGTACCAGCCCCCAGATCCACTCAACTCATTTCAGCAGAGGCTCCTCCAAGCCGTTGAGAGGGATGCAGCCCAACCTGATGCTCACAGGAAGGAGGATGAAGAGACCCTCTTTGCCATGAGCCTGGTGCCAACACTGAAGAGGCTGCCTCAGCAAAGAAAAGTGGCAGTCAAG AGATGGAGTCCATTtagccgaccagctcacaggaaggacaggaagaggagaggagttgccggggccgaccagctcacaggaaggacaggaagag gagaggagttgccggggccgaccagcccacaggaaggacaggaagaggagaggagttgccggggccgaccatctcacaggaaggacaggaagatgagaggagttgccggggccgaccagctcacaggaaggacaggaagaggagaggagttgccggggccgaccagctcacaggaaggacaggaagaggagaggagttgccggggccgaccagctcacaggaaggacaggaagaggagaggagttgccggggccgaccagctcacaggaaggacaggaagaggagaggagttgccggggccgaccagctcacaggaaggacaggaagaggagttgTCTGGTTGTTGTTTTGACCTCCCTCATTGTACCTTTCTTTTCACACACGTCAGTTCCGTTTGA
- the LOC127915062 gene encoding uncharacterized protein LOC127915062 isoform X3 has product MEDDEMEEAPLDLGPPEIIMNLTEVTTEDLVEQDLAVETNGERNREEQRHTRRHRRYQPPDPLNSFQQRLLQAVERDAAQPDAHRKEDEETLFAMSLVPTLKRLPQQRKVAVKVKMYQLLFSTSQRWSPFSRPAHRKDRKRRGVAGADQLTGRTGRGEELPGPTISQEGQEDERSCRGRPAHRKDRKRRGVAGADQLTGRTGRGEELPGPTSSQEGQEEERSCRGRPAHRKDRKRRGVAGADQLTGRTGRGVVWLLF; this is encoded by the exons ATGGAAGATGATGAAATGGAGGAAGCACCCCTGGATCTAGGACCACCTGAGATTATTATGAACCTCACGGAAGTGACTACTGAGGACCTCGTTGAACAGGATTTGGCCGTGGAGACAAacggggagagaaacagagaggaacaaCGTCACACCAGGCGTCATCGGAGGTACCAGCCCCCAGATCCACTCAACTCATTTCAGCAGAGGCTCCTCCAAGCCGTTGAGAGGGATGCAGCCCAACCTGATGCTCACAGGAAGGAGGATGAAGAGACCCTCTTTGCCATGAGCCTGGTGCCAACACTGAAGAGGCTGCCTCAGCAAAGAAAAGTGGCAGTCAAGGTTAAAATGTATCAGCTGCTTTTCTCCACATCACAG AGATGGAGTCCATTtagccgaccagctcacaggaaggacaggaagaggagaggagttgccggggccgaccagctcacaggaaggacaggaagag gagaggagttgccggggccgaccatctcacaggaaggacaggaagatgagaggagttgccggggccgaccagctcacaggaaggacaggaagaggagaggagttgccggggccgaccagctcacaggaaggacaggaagaggagaggagttgccggggccgaccagctcacaggaaggacaggaagaggagaggagttgccggggccgaccagctcacaggaaggacaggaagaggagaggagttgccggggccgaccagctcacaggaaggacaggaagaggagttgTCTGGTTGTTGTTTTGA